A single window of Dendropsophus ebraccatus isolate aDenEbr1 chromosome 5, aDenEbr1.pat, whole genome shotgun sequence DNA harbors:
- the MDH2 gene encoding malate dehydrogenase, mitochondrial, which produces MFSRIARPAASGLIRGLSTSAQNNARVAVLGASGGIGQPLSLLLKSSPLISKLALYDIAHTPGVAADLSHIETRAKVTGFIGAEQLADSLKGADVVVIPAGVPRKPGMTRDDLFNTNASIVATLTDACAKTCPEAMICIIANPVNSTIPITSEMFKKHGVYNPNRIFGVTTLDIVRANTFVADLKGLDPARVNVPVVGGHAGKTIIPLISQCTPKVEFPQDQLETLTGRIQEAGTEVVKAKAGAGSATLSMAYAGARFVFSLLDAMNGKEGVIECSFVRSEETECTYFSTPLLLGKNGIEKNLGLGKLSAFEEKLVAEAIGELKGSIKKGEDFAKNFK; this is translated from the exons ATGTTCTCCCGTATAGCAAGACCCGCCGCGTCCGGCCTCATCCGGGGACTCTCCACCAGCGCACAG AACAACGCCCGCGTGGCCGTGCTTGGTGCGTCCGGAGGAATCgggcagcctctctctctcctcctgaagAGCAGCCCCCTCATAAGTAAACTGGCGCTCTATGATATCGCCCACACACCCGGCGTCGCTGCAGACTTGAGCCATATTGAAACCAGAGCAAAGGTGACAG GATTCATTGGAGCTGAGCAGCTGGCGGACAGCCTGAAGGGGGCAGATGTGGTGGTCATCCCTGCCGGTGTCCCTAGAAAACCTG GGATGACGCGTGACGATCTTTTCAACACGAATGCATCTATTGTCGCTACCCTCACCGACGCTTGTGCAAAGACCTGTCCAGAAGCCATGATCTGCATCATTGCCAATCCA GTGAACTCAACAATTCCGATCACTTCAGAAATGTTTAAGAAGCATGGTGTCTACAATCCTAACCGTATCTTCGGAGTTACTACACTTGACATTGTAAGGGCCAACACCTTTGTCGCAGACCTAAAG GGGCTGGATCCCGCTCGTGTCAATGTTCCTGTGGTCGGTGGACATGCTGGAAAAACAATTATTCCTCTCATCTCTCAG TGCACACCTAAAGTAGAATTTCCCCAAGATCAATTGGAAACTCTTACCGGCAGAATCCAAGAGGCAGGAACAGAGGtcgtcaaagctaaagctggagcAG GGTCTGCAACCCTCTCGATGGCCTATGCTGGCGCACGTTTTGTCTTTTCTCTGCTGGATGCCATGAATGGGAAGGAAGGTGTCATTGAATGCTCCTTTGTAAGATCTGAAGAAACTGAATGCACTTACTTCTCAACTCCACTGCTGCTGGGG AAAAATGGGATTGAGAAGAATCTGGGCCTGGGGAAGCTGTCCGCATTCGAGGAGAAGCTGGTAGCAGAGGCCATAGGAGAGCTGAAAGGCTCCATTAAAAAGGGGGAGGACTTTGCCAAGAACTTCAAGTAA
- the STYXL1 gene encoding serine/threonine/tyrosine-interacting-like protein 1 isoform X1 — translation MELTLNMAMLALCTATELYNILNQSTKFSRLAEPNYLCLLDARSKREYNESHIITARRAKQNEDMCFLLPESIELDCMKYCVVYDSRTDSLDGEGPAIQCAKVMSQVTRLPVLVLKGGYEEFSGYYHFFRSQKVFWMPQEIDEFQPYPIEIIPGLLYMGDLRQANDRHIQKDLKIKSHVNVSLDPTQLSLLSGQVLHISEPDSCDSDLLQFFPSACQFIDSHMAPNCAVLVYSQLGISRCSAVLIAYLIHYRKCTLQEAWNRLLKCKTNMRPNRGFVRQLSRWENAVLGREHTNISDPKF, via the exons ATGGAGCTGACGCT AAACATGGCTATGTTGGCGCTATGTACAGCGACAGAACTCTACAACATCCTGAACCAGTCTACTAAATTCTCTAGGCTTGCTGAACCAAACTATTTATGTCTTCTGG aCGCACGTTCCAAAAGGGAGTACAATGAGAGCCACATTATTACTGCAAGGAGAGCTAAACAG aatGAAGACATGTGCTTCCTGTTACCAGAGTCTATAGAGTTGGATTGCATGAAGTATTGTGTGGTATATGACAGTCGGACTGATTCTTTAGATGGTGAAG GTCCGGCCATACAATGTGCCAAGGTCATGTCACAAGTCACTCGTCTCCCAGTGCTGGTGCTCAAAGGGGGATATGAAGAATTTTCAGGTTATTACCATTTCTTCAGGTCTCAGAAGGTTTTTTGGATGCCCCAG GAAATTGATGAATTTCAGCCATATCCGATTGAAATCATCCCAGGTTTATTATACATGGGCGATCTAAGACAAGCAAATGACAGGCACATACAGAAGGATTTGAAGATTAAGTCTCACGTTAATGTCTCACTGGATCCTACACAGCT TTCTTTGCTCAGTGGACAAGTATTACACATTTCAGAGCCAGACTCATGCGATTCAGATCTTCTTCAGTTTTTCCCAAGTGCTTGTCAGTTTATAG ATTCTCATATGGCACCAAATTGCGCCGTCCTCGTGTATTCCCAGCTCGGGATCAGCCGCTGCAGTGCTGTGCTAATTGCATATCTCATCCATTACAGAAAATGCACACTCCAG GAAGCCTGGAATCGCCTTCTCAAGTGCAAAACCAATATGAGGCCAAACAGGGGGTTTGTACGGCAGCTGTCCAGATGGGAAAACGCGGTCTTAGGGCGTGAACATACCAACATATCAGATCCGAAGTTTTAA
- the STYXL1 gene encoding serine/threonine/tyrosine-interacting-like protein 1 isoform X2 — protein sequence MAMLALCTATELYNILNQSTKFSRLAEPNYLCLLDARSKREYNESHIITARRAKQNEDMCFLLPESIELDCMKYCVVYDSRTDSLDGEGPAIQCAKVMSQVTRLPVLVLKGGYEEFSGYYHFFRSQKVFWMPQEIDEFQPYPIEIIPGLLYMGDLRQANDRHIQKDLKIKSHVNVSLDPTQLSLLSGQVLHISEPDSCDSDLLQFFPSACQFIDSHMAPNCAVLVYSQLGISRCSAVLIAYLIHYRKCTLQEAWNRLLKCKTNMRPNRGFVRQLSRWENAVLGREHTNISDPKF from the exons ATGGCTATGTTGGCGCTATGTACAGCGACAGAACTCTACAACATCCTGAACCAGTCTACTAAATTCTCTAGGCTTGCTGAACCAAACTATTTATGTCTTCTGG aCGCACGTTCCAAAAGGGAGTACAATGAGAGCCACATTATTACTGCAAGGAGAGCTAAACAG aatGAAGACATGTGCTTCCTGTTACCAGAGTCTATAGAGTTGGATTGCATGAAGTATTGTGTGGTATATGACAGTCGGACTGATTCTTTAGATGGTGAAG GTCCGGCCATACAATGTGCCAAGGTCATGTCACAAGTCACTCGTCTCCCAGTGCTGGTGCTCAAAGGGGGATATGAAGAATTTTCAGGTTATTACCATTTCTTCAGGTCTCAGAAGGTTTTTTGGATGCCCCAG GAAATTGATGAATTTCAGCCATATCCGATTGAAATCATCCCAGGTTTATTATACATGGGCGATCTAAGACAAGCAAATGACAGGCACATACAGAAGGATTTGAAGATTAAGTCTCACGTTAATGTCTCACTGGATCCTACACAGCT TTCTTTGCTCAGTGGACAAGTATTACACATTTCAGAGCCAGACTCATGCGATTCAGATCTTCTTCAGTTTTTCCCAAGTGCTTGTCAGTTTATAG ATTCTCATATGGCACCAAATTGCGCCGTCCTCGTGTATTCCCAGCTCGGGATCAGCCGCTGCAGTGCTGTGCTAATTGCATATCTCATCCATTACAGAAAATGCACACTCCAG GAAGCCTGGAATCGCCTTCTCAAGTGCAAAACCAATATGAGGCCAAACAGGGGGTTTGTACGGCAGCTGTCCAGATGGGAAAACGCGGTCTTAGGGCGTGAACATACCAACATATCAGATCCGAAGTTTTAA